The DNA segment CGCGGCGGCGATCCTCAATGATGTCGGGCCGGAAGTCTCGCCCGAGGGCATCGCCCGAATCATCGGCTATGCAGGAAAGGCTAGTCCGGTGCGCTCCTGGCAGGACGCGGCCGACTACTCGCGCCGGATCAACGGCGCAGCTCTACCGCATCTGGCGGCGTCCGACTGGGAAAGCTTTGCACGCCGGACTTTTCGGGAAGGTCCGACGGGTCCAGTGCTGGACTATGATCCGGCCATAAGCCTAAGCCTTGCCAAGCCGCCGGGATGGATTGCCCGCCAGATCGCCAAGCTCCTGTTCCGCAAACTTGCCAAGGGCCGTCCGCTGATGCTCATTCGCGGCGAGCGGTCGGACATTCTGTCCGTCGAAATCGCCGAGCGGATGCAGCGGACCGCGCTGCACCTCGAACGGGTCGAAATTGCCGGGGTGGGTCATGCGCCGACTCTCGACGAACCGGTCGCGGTTGACGCCATGGCCCGCTTCCTGCGAACGGTGCCGTGACGATCCCGCGCTGTCGCTGACGTGAAAGGCTTAGCTGAAATGACCACCGACGCGTCCGCACACCCCCGGCCCGCGCCGCGCGCCAATGTCGTCCTGGGCCTATTGCTGCTCGCCTATATCTTCAATTTTCTCGATCGCCAGATTCTCGGCATCCTGCTGGAGCCGATCAAGGCTGACCTCAACTTCTCCGACAGCGAACTGGGGGTGCTGACCGGTCCCGCTTTCGCGCTGGTCTACAGCCTGTGCGGCATCCCGTTGGCGCTGCTGGCCGACCGGACCAGCCGTTCAGGGGTGATCACGGCGGCGCTCGCCGCCTGGTCGGGGTTCACTGCCCTGTGCGGCACCGCGACCGGATTTTGGCAGCTGTTCCTCTTCCGGCTCGGCGTCGGGCTTGGTGAAGCGGGCGGCGTCGCCCCCTCCTATGCCCTCGTCGCCGATACCTTCCCGGCGCAGAGGCGCGGGCGGGCGTTGGCCATCTTCTCGCTCGGCGTGCCGATCGGGCTCGGACTGGGGGCGATCCTCGGATCCTGGATCGCCGCGACCTTCAGCTGGCGCACGGCCTTCGTCGCCATGGGAGTTGCCGGGCTAATTCTCGCGCCCATCTTCAAATATGTCGTGCGCGACCCGCCGCGCGCGCCCGGCACCACCGCACCGTCGCTGCGCGCCCTCGGCGCAACCTTCCCGGCCGTCGCCCGCAAGCGCAGCTTCTGGCTGATGGCGTTCGGCGCTTCGCTCAGCTCGCTGGTGGGATATGGGCTGGCCACTTGGGTCGCTTCGATCCTCATCCGCAGCTACGGCATGACGTTGATGGGGGCCGGCCAGTTTCTTGGCTCGTTGCTGCTCATCGGCGGCAGCGCCGGGGTCTTCATGGGCGGTTGGTTGGCCGATCGCCTCGGCAGTCGCAACCGCCGTTGGTACGCCTGGCTTCCGGCGATCGCCTGGCTGGTTACCGCGCCGCTCTACGCGGCGGGGTTGCTCGTCGACAATCTGGTGCTGGTCTGGGCGCTTCTCCTCGTCCCCAATGCGCTCAACATCCTCTGGCTCGGGCCCATCACCACCGCGGTTCAGCACCTTGTCGAACCGTCAAAGCGGGCAACGGCAAGCGGCTCTTTCCTGCTGATCAACAATTTGATCGGTCTCGGCGTCGGACCGCTGCTGATCGGCGCAATCAGTGACCAGCTCAAGAGCAGCTATGGCGTGGATTCCCTGCGCGTCGCGGCGCTGGCCGTTCTTGCCTTCTACCTGGTCGCGGCACTGCTGCTGTTCCTCGCGTCGCGGACGATCGAGCGCGATTGGGTCGAAGAACCGGCAGGCTGACCTGTCCCGCCGATGAATGGTGACGGAACGCGCTTCTTTCCTGGCCGTTTGAGGCCATCGAAAGGAGATTCCCCATGACCAAATGGATTCTCGCGGCTGGCGCTGCGGCGCTAGCCATCGCGCCTGCCTATGCTGACCCCAAGGGAAATAAGGGCGGTGGCAAAAATCATGCCGACCATGCCCAGAAAGGCGGGGGGAACAAGGACTATGTAAATCGCGGTGGCGACAAGCGCGACTTGCGCGCCAAGGACGACCGGCGCGGCAACGATCCGCGAAAGGCGGAACGGAAGTTCGCCCGAGCGATAGACGACAAGCCTGCCAAGGGTCCGAAGATCAAGATCAAAAATGGCGGCGACGTTCATGGCGTTCGGGACCATGCCAAGCGCGACCGGCGCCTAGCGCGGATCGATCGCGACGACGGCGTTCGCTTTCTTCCCAACTGGACGGAACGCGGGCTGACCCGCGGATTCGCCAACGGTTGCCCGCCGGGCCTAGCCAAAAAGGGCAATGGCTGTCTGCCCCAGGGGCTGGGACGCAAGGTTGTCGGAACGGCGATGCCGGCCGCGCTTGCGTCCAGTATGCTCGATGGGCCTTACCGCCTCTGGTACCGGGACAACGATCGTTACATGTATCGCTGGGACGACGATTATATCTATCGCGTCCAGCGCGATGGCGGGCAGATCGACGCGCTGTTCCCCTACGCCAACCGGGACTATTATTATTATCCGGTGGGACAGCAGTACCCGGAATATTACAACTATTATAACGTCCCCTACCAGTATCGCGGTTATTATCCGGACAGCAACGATTCCTGGTACCGGTACGGCGATGGCGCCATTTACCAGGTGAATCCATCCAGCGGACTGATCCAGGGAATCGTCGCTCTGCTTACGGCCAACCCGCTTGCGGTAGGACAGCCGCTACCGGCCACCTATGGCGTCTATAATGTGCCGTTCGCCTATCGCGATCGCTATTACGACACGCCTCAGGCCGCCTACCGGTACAACGATGGCTATATCTATAGGGTCGATCCGACGACGCAGCTGATCACCGCGGTGATCGATGCAATTGTCTGATGCGAACGAAGTTCAGGAGAGTTTGATGACTTCTACCAAGCTGATGATAGCGGTCGCGGCGGCCGGCTTGCTGGCGACCACCGGTTGCGGCGAGGGCGCAGCCGGCAATAATGCGGCCACCGCGACCGACGCCGCAGCAAAGGCTGCTGGCGATTCGACTATCGCCGAGGGAATTGGCGACGCCGACACGTTCGCTGCCGCGGCGAAGCAGGCCGGGCTGGACGGTACGCTTGCCGGGCCGGGACCTTATACCGTGCTGGTCCCGACCAACGCGGCATTCGACAAGCTGCCTGCCGGCACGCTCGATGCTTTGATGAAGGACGAGGCCAAGGCCGAACTGACCGGCGTACTCACCTATCATGTCCTGCCCGGCGAAATCCTGGCTGCCGATATCGGCAAGGCCATCGAAGCCGGAAACGGCAAGGCATTGCTGGCGACGATGGCCGGCGGGACGTTGACTGCGACGAAAGAGGGCGACGCGATCGTCGTCTCCGACGGGGCCGGCAGCAAGGCCCGGATATCGGGCGGCGACGAGCGCCGGTCCAACGGTGTGATCCACCGTATCGATACGGTGTTGATGCCGAGTTGATGATTTCGGGCGGACGGCATGTCCGATCCGCCCATTTCCCCCTTCCGCGCCGCTTGCGCCTCGCTATAACGAGCACACAAAGCGCGAAGGGGCAAAAATGAAGGCGACGATCGAACGGGCGACCCTCCTCAAGAGCCTGGGCCATGTCCAGTCGGTAGTCGAGCGGCGCAACACCATTCCGATCCTGTCCAACGTGCTGATGGAAGCGCGGGAAGACGGGTCGCTGCGCCTGATGGCGACCGACCTCGACCTGCAGGTCGACGAAAGCGTCGCTGCCCAGGTCACCCAGGCCGGCGCGACGACCGTGTCGGCACATACTTTCTTCGATATTGTTCGCAAGCTGCCCGAGGGCAGCCAGGTCGAGCTATCGGCTTCCGAAGGGAAAATGCAGGTTGTTGCCGGTCGCGCCCGGTTCAACCTGTCGACCCTTCCGCGCGACGATTTTCCGGTGATCGCC comes from the Sphingomonas xanthus genome and includes:
- a CDS encoding alpha/beta fold hydrolase gives rise to the protein MADPISFAERYWPSQDGLTLYARDYAARGRQAGLPVICLHGLTRNSADFENVAHRIAQAGRRVIVPDIRGRGRSDRDPDPRRYHPRTYARDIAGMMDRMGMDQAIFVGTSMGGIITMALAGIAPKRIAAAILNDVGPEVSPEGIARIIGYAGKASPVRSWQDAADYSRRINGAALPHLAASDWESFARRTFREGPTGPVLDYDPAISLSLAKPPGWIARQIAKLLFRKLAKGRPLMLIRGERSDILSVEIAERMQRTALHLERVEIAGVGHAPTLDEPVAVDAMARFLRTVP
- a CDS encoding spinster family MFS transporter, translating into MTTDASAHPRPAPRANVVLGLLLLAYIFNFLDRQILGILLEPIKADLNFSDSELGVLTGPAFALVYSLCGIPLALLADRTSRSGVITAALAAWSGFTALCGTATGFWQLFLFRLGVGLGEAGGVAPSYALVADTFPAQRRGRALAIFSLGVPIGLGLGAILGSWIAATFSWRTAFVAMGVAGLILAPIFKYVVRDPPRAPGTTAPSLRALGATFPAVARKRSFWLMAFGASLSSLVGYGLATWVASILIRSYGMTLMGAGQFLGSLLLIGGSAGVFMGGWLADRLGSRNRRWYAWLPAIAWLVTAPLYAAGLLVDNLVLVWALLLVPNALNILWLGPITTAVQHLVEPSKRATASGSFLLINNLIGLGVGPLLIGAISDQLKSSYGVDSLRVAALAVLAFYLVAALLLFLASRTIERDWVEEPAG
- a CDS encoding fasciclin domain-containing protein translates to MTSTKLMIAVAAAGLLATTGCGEGAAGNNAATATDAAAKAAGDSTIAEGIGDADTFAAAAKQAGLDGTLAGPGPYTVLVPTNAAFDKLPAGTLDALMKDEAKAELTGVLTYHVLPGEILAADIGKAIEAGNGKALLATMAGGTLTATKEGDAIVVSDGAGSKARISGGDERRSNGVIHRIDTVLMPS